A genomic region of Homalodisca vitripennis isolate AUS2020 chromosome 5, UT_GWSS_2.1, whole genome shotgun sequence contains the following coding sequences:
- the LOC124363072 gene encoding MRN complex-interacting protein isoform X1, producing the protein MPQEHYVLKCFSCETFQSHIVKKTNKWTCKVCGEKQTVKKVYGRGSGKDCRVHTQKLNGLKGEKEQSQIEQQWEEVTEDIPENSQNKQTSSFSKGKPTSSKTSKWSEYVDDVKINNENQNYYESKNLDHTYATNIIPFDSNVNVKRKYFETNVVEEDPYNVDFNELVTSDYSGFSCPGQFGSAKKIKENTYNCAQNDNYFVQQDYSVELCEDGSTGSNSQFSVMSAEPVNSDAQNEFSKWAKYLGDELVEDEQYNHEDLLVL; encoded by the exons ATGCCTCAAGaacattatgtattaaaatgtttctcttGTGAAACATTCCAG AGTCATATTGTGAAGAAGACCAATAAGTGGACGTGTAAAGTGTGTGGGGAAAAGCAAACAGTAAAGAAG GTATATGGACGAGGTTCGGGCAAAGACTGCAGAGTACACACCCAGAAGTTAAATGGCCTCAAGGGAGAAAAAGAACAAAGCCAGATAGAACAACAATGGGAGGAAGTGACAGAAGACAttcctgaaaactctcaaaacaaacaaacctcCTCATTTTCAA AAGGCAAACCCACTTCGTCAAAAACTAGTAAGTGGTCCGAATATGTGgatgatgtaaaaataaataatgaaaaccaaAATTACTATGAAAGTAAAAATTTGGATCATACTTATGCGACTAACATTATACCTTTTGACAGcaatgtaaatgttaaaagaaaatactttgaaacaaATGTGGTAGAAGAGGATCCTTACAATGTTGATTTTAATGAATTAGTGACAAGTGACTACTCAGGTTTCTCCTGTCCTGGACAATTTGGAAGTGcaaagaaaataaaggaaaacacTTATAACTGTGCTCAAAATGacaattattttgtacaacaaGACTATAGCGTTGAGTTGTGTGAAGATGGTAGTACAGGAAGTAATAGCCAGTTTAGTGTTATGTCTGCAGAACCAGTAAATTCAGATGCTCAAAACGAATTTAGCAAGTGGGCCAAATATCTCGGTGATGAACTAGTTGAAGATGAGCAATATAATCACGAGGACCTGCTAGTTCTTTGA
- the LOC124363072 gene encoding MRN complex-interacting protein isoform X2, whose protein sequence is MIIVSHIVKKTNKWTCKVCGEKQTVKKVYGRGSGKDCRVHTQKLNGLKGEKEQSQIEQQWEEVTEDIPENSQNKQTSSFSKGKPTSSKTSKWSEYVDDVKINNENQNYYESKNLDHTYATNIIPFDSNVNVKRKYFETNVVEEDPYNVDFNELVTSDYSGFSCPGQFGSAKKIKENTYNCAQNDNYFVQQDYSVELCEDGSTGSNSQFSVMSAEPVNSDAQNEFSKWAKYLGDELVEDEQYNHEDLLVL, encoded by the exons AGTCATATTGTGAAGAAGACCAATAAGTGGACGTGTAAAGTGTGTGGGGAAAAGCAAACAGTAAAGAAG GTATATGGACGAGGTTCGGGCAAAGACTGCAGAGTACACACCCAGAAGTTAAATGGCCTCAAGGGAGAAAAAGAACAAAGCCAGATAGAACAACAATGGGAGGAAGTGACAGAAGACAttcctgaaaactctcaaaacaaacaaacctcCTCATTTTCAA AAGGCAAACCCACTTCGTCAAAAACTAGTAAGTGGTCCGAATATGTGgatgatgtaaaaataaataatgaaaaccaaAATTACTATGAAAGTAAAAATTTGGATCATACTTATGCGACTAACATTATACCTTTTGACAGcaatgtaaatgttaaaagaaaatactttgaaacaaATGTGGTAGAAGAGGATCCTTACAATGTTGATTTTAATGAATTAGTGACAAGTGACTACTCAGGTTTCTCCTGTCCTGGACAATTTGGAAGTGcaaagaaaataaaggaaaacacTTATAACTGTGCTCAAAATGacaattattttgtacaacaaGACTATAGCGTTGAGTTGTGTGAAGATGGTAGTACAGGAAGTAATAGCCAGTTTAGTGTTATGTCTGCAGAACCAGTAAATTCAGATGCTCAAAACGAATTTAGCAAGTGGGCCAAATATCTCGGTGATGAACTAGTTGAAGATGAGCAATATAATCACGAGGACCTGCTAGTTCTTTGA